The proteins below come from a single Parazoarcus communis genomic window:
- a CDS encoding PfkB family carbohydrate kinase, giving the protein MSGEGGTGADIAVVGGVYRERCMRPAWREIYGSAGRAASAIASMGASVSLHSYLDPAAAEVLASRGAFEGFHVARNDSVQEIAFDYDHGLATPRILGRGVVGAALRVSASRVLRFGMMDGDAIVHGQKVVYDPQDAYAPESFHANGSTADELALVLNQHEAALLTGARDASAETMAGDLMQQQRAAVVVIKRGAMGALVRDQHGVATVPAYQSQKVWKIGSGDNFAAHFAYRWLHEGRSAAESADLASRATAYYCQTRGFATPPVLESFTLSPIVPSEAFSRGHRPKVYLAGPFFSLAQLWLIEQARSDLLAAGLKVFSPYHDVGHGSAEDVVPLDLEGINDADLIFAVGDGMDPGTVYEIGYARAKGKPVIVYCENESDENKKMMGGSDCLLCDDYVSSIYQTLWTACRL; this is encoded by the coding sequence ATGAGTGGCGAAGGCGGCACTGGCGCCGACATCGCCGTCGTCGGGGGAGTGTACCGGGAGCGTTGCATGCGCCCAGCCTGGCGCGAGATTTACGGATCGGCCGGCAGGGCGGCCTCCGCAATAGCATCGATGGGGGCGTCGGTGTCGCTGCACTCGTATCTTGATCCGGCAGCTGCCGAGGTGCTTGCTTCGAGGGGTGCATTCGAAGGATTTCACGTCGCCAGAAACGATTCAGTTCAAGAAATAGCCTTCGACTACGACCATGGCCTTGCAACGCCGAGAATTCTGGGGCGCGGAGTGGTTGGGGCGGCCTTGCGGGTGTCTGCTTCACGAGTGCTTCGTTTCGGAATGATGGACGGAGATGCAATCGTTCATGGCCAAAAGGTGGTCTACGACCCCCAAGATGCTTATGCCCCGGAATCCTTCCACGCAAATGGCTCAACTGCTGACGAACTCGCGCTTGTGCTGAACCAGCATGAGGCTGCCTTGCTAACAGGAGCAAGGGACGCTTCCGCAGAGACGATGGCCGGCGATCTTATGCAACAGCAGCGTGCAGCCGTCGTGGTGATCAAACGCGGTGCGATGGGTGCTCTGGTCCGTGATCAACACGGCGTGGCGACCGTTCCCGCCTACCAGTCGCAGAAGGTTTGGAAGATTGGCTCCGGGGATAACTTCGCGGCTCACTTTGCTTATCGGTGGTTGCACGAAGGACGAAGCGCTGCAGAGAGCGCGGACCTTGCCTCGCGTGCGACCGCCTATTACTGCCAGACCCGTGGGTTTGCGACCCCCCCGGTGCTGGAGTCGTTCACTCTGAGCCCGATCGTTCCATCCGAGGCGTTTTCTCGAGGTCACCGCCCGAAGGTTTATCTTGCCGGCCCGTTTTTCAGTCTTGCTCAGCTATGGCTGATCGAGCAGGCCAGAAGCGACCTGTTGGCCGCAGGGTTGAAGGTGTTCTCGCCTTACCATGACGTCGGACACGGAAGCGCCGAGGATGTCGTTCCCCTTGATCTTGAGGGGATCAACGATGCCGATTTGATCTTCGCGGTCGGTGATGGAATGGATCCAGGCACGGTCTATGAGATCGGTTACGCGCGGGCGAAAGGCAAGCCTGTCATCGTCTACTGTGAGAACGAGTCCGACGAGAACAAGAAAATGATGGGCGGCTCGGACTGCCTGCTCTGCGATGACTACGTGAGTTCGATCTATCAGACGCTCTGGACGGCTTGCAGGCTATGA
- a CDS encoding TerB N-terminal domain-containing protein codes for MAKKSGSSPLLIMAAIIIGAIASVPKDVWVFLFIIGGVVLVAWLAKKLLGDKTKATAESPTAQSRTAQRARESAQATGDLKTIRGRPEEGFASFRMDGAADSDEFRVPASSVSSSSLRWVPAGEKANVAGFDLPGGMVYIGSGPHDDYGYTEPSAINPKLGVTGSPVDWSVRLTDYWPSYSSISPDARRAYLQWLADGRRAPDANIGYVFLFFYGLERRVLVDLGSGSSEGGEIEVIRNEVRHLLGIYGDNNSFRRYASHFLAFIEADTYSTQAFTPDPPAVNSTLEHGYELPLSLKLGLGHLAVAQKPVPASWALAWALNDPNIYRRTPVSRCEAEFKALFNRKYAEDFGDGFVLRLNKTKLQVTYQPSSGALGRQEMRRKVGDLPDVTAVKGPIQKLQALVDACTTSLESYSRFIGRNPDKAQALEGLLQLPVELWPAPVRAELDDLKSRVGDGMLLMAFGELSGRLKSAGALSRDKVIGLARALESLHIGLEPDVLAGSRTPKAEDRVALFATLPEDSTARAGHAYRAAAVTLDLACMAVHADGEASAHELMSLTKQINAWAHLSDTQRKRLKAHLRLGIDQPATLASLKKKLEPLSEDARRSICRLLAHLTQADGVVSPAEVKFLERTYKALALDTKLVYSDLHASPAPNVVPTTSTTQATPVVTAIGATAGFALDPARIAQLEKETAEVSELLAKVFVDEEAHEPAQIMEAAPEEELTAAPGILGLDADHSAFVRILVSRTSWLRGELADAAADMELMLDGALEHINEAVLDALDAPLTEGDDPIEINKEVLEALPV; via the coding sequence ATGGCAAAGAAATCAGGGTCAAGTCCTCTGCTCATCATGGCAGCCATCATCATCGGGGCTATCGCGTCCGTACCCAAGGACGTCTGGGTCTTCCTCTTTATTATTGGAGGTGTTGTGCTAGTAGCCTGGCTCGCCAAGAAACTACTCGGAGACAAGACCAAGGCGACAGCCGAGTCGCCGACGGCGCAGTCTCGAACTGCTCAACGGGCGCGCGAGTCGGCGCAGGCGACAGGAGACCTCAAGACGATCCGCGGTAGGCCGGAAGAGGGGTTCGCTAGCTTCCGCATGGATGGAGCTGCCGACAGTGATGAGTTCCGAGTCCCGGCATCATCCGTCTCCAGCAGTAGCCTGCGTTGGGTGCCGGCCGGCGAGAAAGCGAACGTTGCAGGGTTCGATCTACCCGGAGGCATGGTTTACATCGGAAGTGGCCCTCACGATGACTACGGTTACACCGAGCCTTCGGCCATTAATCCAAAACTCGGTGTGACCGGTAGCCCCGTCGACTGGTCGGTTCGCCTCACTGACTACTGGCCCTCTTACTCTTCAATCTCTCCCGATGCTCGTCGTGCATACCTTCAGTGGCTGGCTGATGGTCGACGCGCGCCGGACGCGAACATCGGATACGTCTTCCTGTTCTTCTACGGTCTAGAGCGCAGAGTCCTTGTCGATCTCGGTTCAGGTTCAAGTGAGGGGGGTGAGATTGAGGTCATCAGGAACGAGGTGCGCCACTTACTTGGCATCTATGGCGACAACAACTCCTTCCGCAGGTATGCGAGCCATTTCCTGGCTTTCATCGAGGCCGACACCTACAGTACTCAAGCCTTCACTCCCGACCCGCCCGCAGTCAATTCGACGCTCGAGCACGGCTACGAGCTGCCCCTGAGCCTGAAGCTAGGCCTCGGGCACCTAGCGGTTGCACAGAAGCCCGTTCCGGCGTCATGGGCCTTAGCATGGGCGCTGAACGACCCCAACATCTACCGGCGTACCCCCGTATCGCGGTGTGAGGCGGAGTTCAAGGCTCTCTTCAACCGCAAGTACGCTGAAGACTTCGGCGATGGATTCGTGCTCCGGCTCAATAAGACGAAGCTCCAGGTTACCTACCAACCGTCATCAGGTGCTCTCGGAAGACAAGAGATGCGTCGAAAAGTGGGCGATCTGCCAGACGTCACGGCGGTCAAGGGCCCCATCCAGAAGCTGCAGGCGTTGGTGGACGCTTGCACGACGTCCCTGGAGTCCTACAGTCGCTTCATCGGACGAAATCCCGACAAGGCGCAAGCCCTCGAAGGCTTGCTTCAATTACCGGTCGAGCTTTGGCCTGCCCCAGTTCGTGCTGAACTGGATGACCTCAAGAGCCGCGTCGGCGACGGCATGCTCTTGATGGCGTTTGGGGAGCTGTCCGGCCGCCTCAAGAGCGCTGGGGCACTGTCTCGCGACAAGGTGATTGGCCTAGCCCGCGCACTTGAATCCCTGCACATCGGCCTGGAGCCCGACGTTCTTGCCGGTAGTCGCACACCCAAGGCCGAGGACAGGGTTGCGCTCTTCGCCACCCTGCCGGAGGACAGCACCGCACGGGCCGGACACGCGTATCGCGCGGCGGCGGTCACCCTCGATCTGGCCTGCATGGCCGTTCATGCAGATGGCGAGGCGTCTGCCCACGAACTGATGTCGCTGACCAAGCAGATCAATGCCTGGGCTCATTTGAGCGACACCCAACGGAAGCGACTCAAAGCACACCTGCGCCTGGGCATCGACCAACCCGCGACGCTAGCCAGCCTGAAGAAAAAGCTGGAGCCCTTGTCGGAAGACGCGCGCCGCTCAATCTGCCGCCTACTCGCGCATCTCACGCAAGCTGACGGCGTCGTGAGCCCCGCCGAAGTGAAGTTTCTTGAGCGCACCTACAAAGCCTTGGCGCTGGACACCAAGCTCGTTTACTCGGACCTGCATGCGAGCCCCGCGCCAAATGTCGTCCCCACCACATCCACCACGCAAGCCACACCTGTTGTGACCGCCATCGGTGCGACAGCGGGCTTCGCCCTGGACCCCGCTCGCATCGCACAACTGGAAAAGGAAACCGCCGAAGTCTCGGAACTGCTCGCGAAGGTGTTTGTGGATGAAGAAGCGCACGAGCCCGCCCAGATTATGGAGGCGGCGCCAGAGGAAGAGCTCACGGCAGCTCCCGGAATTCTTGGTCTCGATGCAGACCATTCGGCCTTTGTTCGCATTCTTGTCTCAAGGACCTCTTGGCTCCGTGGCGAGCTCGCAGATGCTGCGGCTGACATGGAATTGATGCTCGATGGTGCGCTAGAGCACATCAACGAGGCAGTACTGGATGCGCTGGATGCGCCCCTGACAGAAGGTGACGACCCGATTGAAATCAACAAGGAAGTCTTGGAGGCGCTACCAGTATGA
- a CDS encoding DNA adenine methylase codes for MSYPGGKGKCYQRLINLMPPHETYIETHLGSGAVLRNKRPANTTIGIDADERVVSTWSQSTPMGCKVVQADAVTFLEQYTFLGNELVYADPPYVAATRRRTKIYRYEYSDLDHFRLLDVLATLPCMVMISGYESALYEQRLRGWRRVSFSANTQRGLRQECVWMNFPEPTQLHDASFLGATFRERQAVKRRHERLFERFGRMDPVEREHILQVLNNRYNERACTT; via the coding sequence ATGAGCTATCCCGGCGGAAAAGGCAAGTGCTATCAACGGCTGATTAACTTGATGCCCCCCCATGAAACCTACATCGAGACTCACCTCGGTAGCGGCGCCGTGTTGAGGAACAAGCGACCGGCCAATACCACGATCGGCATTGACGCTGACGAGCGTGTTGTTTCAACGTGGTCGCAAAGCACCCCTATGGGGTGCAAGGTGGTTCAGGCAGATGCGGTCACTTTCCTTGAACAGTACACATTCCTTGGAAACGAACTGGTCTACGCAGATCCACCCTACGTGGCGGCCACGCGTCGTCGGACGAAGATCTACCGATACGAGTACTCGGACTTAGATCACTTTCGCCTTCTGGATGTACTCGCTACGCTGCCGTGCATGGTGATGATCTCGGGCTACGAGAGTGCTCTCTACGAACAACGACTTCGCGGGTGGCGAAGGGTGTCGTTTTCTGCCAATACGCAAAGAGGACTTCGCCAAGAATGTGTCTGGATGAATTTTCCTGAGCCCACGCAATTACACGATGCGTCTTTTTTGGGGGCGACGTTCCGCGAGCGCCAAGCCGTCAAACGACGGCACGAGAGGCTGTTTGAGCGCTTCGGTCGGATGGACCCTGTCGAGCGCGAGCACATCTTGCAGGTGCTTAACAACCGCTACAACGAAAGGGCATGTACAACATGA
- a CDS encoding 7-cyano-7-deazaguanine synthase produces MLLSGGMDSLSIAWWKRPEIGITIDYGQLAAQAEITASQLICRRLGIEHHVVRIDCRALGSGDMAGADADCHAPASDWWPYRNQILITFAAARSLSLGVGRLMIGTVKSDSAHRDGTSDFVEAMNALVALQEGGIRVDAPAIHLGTVELVREAGVPRELLAWAHSCHKANVACANCRGCNKYFEVLNELDGRLG; encoded by the coding sequence TTGCTCCTGTCGGGCGGCATGGACTCGCTCTCGATCGCCTGGTGGAAGAGGCCCGAGATCGGGATAACGATCGACTATGGCCAGTTGGCTGCCCAAGCCGAAATCACCGCATCGCAGTTGATCTGTAGACGACTGGGAATTGAGCACCATGTCGTGCGGATCGACTGCCGTGCGCTGGGTTCCGGCGACATGGCAGGCGCCGATGCCGACTGCCATGCCCCAGCAAGTGATTGGTGGCCGTACCGGAACCAGATCCTGATTACGTTCGCGGCGGCGAGATCGCTGTCACTTGGCGTGGGGAGGCTCATGATCGGCACGGTCAAATCGGACTCAGCCCACCGCGACGGCACCTCGGACTTTGTCGAAGCGATGAACGCCCTGGTTGCGCTGCAGGAAGGAGGTATACGGGTCGACGCGCCGGCCATCCACCTTGGGACTGTTGAACTCGTTCGTGAAGCGGGCGTGCCCCGTGAGCTCCTCGCTTGGGCACATAGTTGCCATAAAGCGAATGTTGCTTGTGCCAATTGCCGTGGCTGCAACAAGTACTTCGAGGTACTCAATGAGCTTGATGGACGACTGGGTTGA
- a CDS encoding ATP-binding protein: protein MSTIRAKDRDAVIQSLRAGVVPRVGQHLIQVGRVKELEALMKDVERIADAGSGFRVVIGEYGSGKTFFLNLVRAIAMEKKLVTMHADLNPDRRLHATGGQARSLYAELAKNVSTRTKPDGGALPGIVEKFIAQAKSEAKTSGKPSEAIVRERLDHLSEMVNGYDFAEVIAAYCRGFDEGNEQLKSDAIRWLRGEFTTKTDARAALGVRTIIDDASIYDQLKLLARFIRLAGYSGLMVCLDELVNLYKLSNTQARNANYEQILRILNDSLQGSAEGLGIVLGGTPDFLMDTRRGLYSYTALQSRLAENTFAKAGMVDYSGPVLRLASLTPEDFYVLLNKLRHLYASGDRAKYLVPDEAIPAFMAHCAQRLGDAYFRTPRTTITAFINLLAILEQNPSADWTELLGHVAVEKDMGGAADTAVEDDDELASFKL from the coding sequence ATGAGCACAATTCGCGCGAAGGACCGTGATGCGGTCATTCAATCGCTACGCGCGGGCGTCGTCCCGCGGGTCGGCCAACATCTGATTCAAGTCGGGCGAGTGAAAGAGCTCGAGGCGCTGATGAAGGATGTGGAGCGCATCGCTGACGCTGGCTCCGGATTCAGAGTCGTCATAGGTGAGTACGGCTCGGGAAAGACGTTCTTCTTGAACCTTGTTCGTGCCATCGCGATGGAGAAGAAGCTCGTCACGATGCATGCGGATCTTAATCCAGACCGTCGACTCCATGCGACCGGCGGGCAAGCCCGCTCGCTCTATGCGGAATTGGCCAAGAACGTTTCCACGCGCACAAAACCGGATGGGGGAGCCCTCCCCGGCATCGTCGAGAAATTCATCGCGCAGGCCAAGTCCGAAGCGAAGACGAGCGGGAAACCCAGCGAAGCGATAGTGCGCGAGCGCCTAGACCACCTGTCAGAGATGGTGAACGGTTACGACTTCGCCGAGGTCATCGCAGCGTACTGCCGAGGTTTTGACGAAGGTAACGAACAGCTCAAGTCAGACGCTATCCGTTGGCTACGCGGGGAGTTCACCACAAAAACGGACGCCCGCGCTGCATTGGGCGTACGCACCATCATCGACGACGCCTCGATATACGACCAGCTGAAACTGCTCGCCCGCTTTATCCGGCTTGCGGGTTATAGCGGCCTGATGGTCTGTCTGGATGAGTTGGTGAACCTCTACAAACTCTCCAACACACAGGCGCGTAACGCCAACTACGAGCAGATCCTTCGCATCCTGAACGACTCTTTGCAGGGCTCCGCAGAAGGGCTCGGGATAGTGCTTGGAGGCACACCCGATTTCCTGATGGACACGCGTCGTGGCCTGTATAGCTACACTGCCCTGCAGTCTCGGCTGGCAGAAAACACCTTCGCCAAGGCCGGCATGGTGGACTATTCGGGCCCCGTTCTTCGGCTTGCGAGCCTTACGCCCGAGGACTTCTACGTGCTCCTCAACAAGCTGCGTCATCTCTATGCCAGTGGTGACAGAGCCAAGTATCTGGTTCCGGATGAAGCCATTCCCGCCTTTATGGCGCACTGCGCTCAACGCCTTGGGGATGCTTACTTCAGAACGCCGCGGACAACCATCACCGCCTTCATCAATCTTCTGGCCATCCTTGAGCAGAATCCCTCCGCGGACTGGACGGAGCTACTTGGGCACGTCGCTGTCGAGAAGGACATGGGTGGAGCCGCGGACACGGCGGTTGAGGATGACGACGAACTCGCCAGCTTCAAGCTCTGA
- a CDS encoding DEAD/DEAH box helicase: MTTNSPASSSDSQAFQLLDARIQRWIWREGWTALRDAQEKAIPALIDADRDVIVAAATAAGKTEAAFFPILTHMLRHEPDIGSVLYIGPLKALINDQWGRLSDLCESLDIPVVAWHGDIAASKKHRFVKDSRGVLLITPESLEALFVRRGSAMPGLMSRLRYVVIDELHAFIGSERGKQLQSLLHRLERTVGRRLPLVGLSATLGDMGLAASFLRPDGVDSVELIVAKSGGQELKVLIKGYVEKPPRVEEDPNIEDPEMEDLVKGCTLEVAEQLYKALRGSNNLVFPNSRRQVEIYADLLRRACERNNIPNEFWPHHGSLSKEFREEAERALKDGTKPATAICTTTLELGIDIGSVKSVCQIGPPPSVASLRQRLGRSGRRKGEPAILRGYCIEPELTSKSGLSDCLREGLVQSIAMVRLLIRGWFEPPRVDGLHASTLVQQILSVIAERGGATAAELWATLVKDGAFSNITRDDFVLLLCHLGDKQLLIQDSSGLLLHGELGEKLANHYEFYAAFASDEEFRIVCDGRMLGSLPVSHPLVPSQRIIFGGRRWRVIDVDSEKKIIVVAPDKGGAPPAFDGGACMVHDVVRQEMRQVLMEADPVPFLDAGAAALLNEAREFYQLADLSNNWLFNKGNDVVLLTWRGDWVNDGLVMLLAHVGLSATNEGVALTVSGISSDRLSDALADIAELPAPDPIQVLAEAKNLLREKWDWALPEPLLRGAFASLHLDLIGAQTVAQALSSP, encoded by the coding sequence ATGACGACGAACTCGCCAGCTTCAAGCTCTGACTCCCAGGCCTTCCAGTTGTTGGATGCGCGCATCCAGCGGTGGATCTGGAGAGAGGGATGGACTGCCTTGCGCGATGCGCAGGAGAAGGCGATTCCGGCTCTTATCGATGCCGACCGCGACGTCATCGTGGCTGCCGCAACCGCAGCGGGGAAGACCGAAGCTGCCTTCTTCCCCATCCTGACCCATATGCTCCGTCACGAGCCAGATATTGGCTCGGTGCTCTATATCGGGCCGCTTAAGGCGCTCATCAATGACCAGTGGGGCCGGTTGTCTGACTTGTGCGAGTCGTTGGACATCCCTGTTGTTGCCTGGCATGGCGATATAGCGGCCAGCAAAAAGCACAGGTTCGTCAAAGACTCCCGCGGCGTGCTCCTCATCACTCCAGAGTCCCTCGAGGCCCTGTTCGTTCGACGGGGCTCCGCCATGCCAGGCCTGATGTCCCGCCTTCGATACGTCGTTATCGACGAGTTGCACGCCTTCATCGGTTCCGAGCGAGGCAAGCAGCTTCAATCGTTGCTTCACCGCCTTGAACGAACCGTTGGGCGACGGCTCCCTCTGGTTGGCCTGTCCGCGACTCTGGGGGATATGGGGCTTGCTGCCAGCTTCCTTCGGCCCGACGGAGTAGATTCGGTCGAGTTGATTGTTGCCAAAAGCGGTGGGCAGGAGCTGAAGGTGCTCATCAAGGGCTATGTAGAGAAGCCACCGCGGGTCGAGGAAGATCCAAATATCGAAGATCCCGAGATGGAGGACCTTGTCAAAGGATGCACGCTGGAGGTGGCCGAACAGCTCTATAAGGCGCTGCGTGGCTCTAACAACCTTGTGTTTCCGAACAGCCGCAGGCAGGTCGAGATCTACGCCGACTTGCTAAGGCGGGCCTGCGAGCGAAACAACATCCCAAACGAATTCTGGCCGCATCACGGCAGCCTATCGAAGGAGTTTCGCGAGGAAGCCGAACGGGCACTGAAGGACGGGACGAAGCCAGCAACTGCCATCTGTACGACCACGCTCGAACTCGGCATTGACATCGGTTCAGTGAAGAGCGTCTGTCAGATTGGTCCACCGCCCTCCGTAGCGAGTCTGCGCCAACGTCTCGGCCGTTCGGGACGTCGCAAAGGCGAACCAGCCATACTGCGTGGTTACTGCATCGAACCAGAGCTGACGTCAAAATCCGGGCTGTCTGATTGCCTGCGCGAGGGCTTGGTTCAATCAATAGCGATGGTCCGACTGCTCATCAGAGGCTGGTTCGAGCCACCAAGGGTCGACGGGCTGCACGCGTCGACCCTTGTTCAACAGATTTTGTCAGTCATTGCTGAGCGCGGAGGCGCCACAGCGGCAGAACTGTGGGCAACCTTAGTCAAGGATGGTGCGTTTTCAAACATCACCCGCGACGACTTCGTTCTGTTGCTTTGTCATTTGGGCGACAAGCAGCTACTCATCCAAGACAGTTCGGGTCTCTTGTTACACGGCGAACTCGGCGAGAAACTGGCGAACCACTACGAGTTCTATGCTGCCTTCGCCTCTGACGAGGAGTTTCGCATCGTCTGCGACGGAAGGATGCTGGGCTCGCTCCCCGTTTCCCATCCCCTTGTACCCAGCCAACGCATCATCTTTGGCGGCAGACGCTGGCGTGTCATCGATGTCGATTCTGAGAAGAAGATAATCGTCGTAGCACCGGACAAAGGCGGAGCTCCTCCGGCATTCGATGGTGGCGCATGCATGGTGCATGACGTCGTACGACAGGAAATGCGCCAGGTTCTGATGGAAGCGGACCCGGTGCCATTCCTGGATGCTGGTGCTGCAGCACTATTGAATGAGGCTCGCGAGTTCTACCAACTCGCCGACCTCAGCAACAACTGGCTGTTCAACAAGGGCAACGACGTGGTGCTGCTAACTTGGCGGGGCGATTGGGTGAACGATGGCCTTGTCATGCTCCTTGCCCATGTTGGGCTGTCTGCTACCAATGAGGGGGTTGCATTGACGGTGTCGGGTATATCGTCCGACCGACTATCGGACGCCTTGGCGGATATTGCCGAGTTGCCTGCACCAGACCCGATACAGGTTCTCGCGGAGGCGAAGAACCTTCTCCGCGAGAAATGGGACTGGGCTTTACCCGAACCACTATTGCGGGGGGCCTTTGCTTCGCTGCACTTGGACCTTATTGGCGCACAAACCGTCGCGCAAGCCTTAAGTAGCCCCTGA
- a CDS encoding nitroreductase family protein produces the protein MLSKLTWLTCQVQGTGGDELGFTLSHRPCPSAGAIHPIHLLVIDPQAGRWLRYDPVTHGLDEVITQLEPSGVLAEMHSVVPATSATLLILAAEPGKTAAKYEAAESLVWRDAGVLLGFLAVAAEAIGLNYCPLGVTGEPWVGRLLDQPGLAGVGAAFVGARPD, from the coding sequence ATGTTGAGCAAACTGACCTGGCTGACCTGCCAGGTGCAGGGGACAGGAGGTGATGAGCTTGGATTTACTTTGTCGCATCGTCCCTGCCCGTCTGCAGGAGCCATTCATCCCATTCACCTGCTGGTGATCGATCCGCAGGCCGGGCGGTGGCTCAGGTATGACCCAGTGACTCACGGCTTGGACGAGGTGATTACCCAACTTGAGCCAAGCGGGGTATTGGCCGAGATGCACAGTGTCGTCCCGGCAACATCTGCAACGCTTCTCATTTTGGCGGCAGAGCCTGGCAAGACCGCTGCAAAATACGAAGCTGCGGAAAGTCTTGTCTGGCGGGATGCAGGGGTATTGCTGGGTTTTCTTGCGGTCGCCGCGGAGGCTATAGGCTTGAACTACTGTCCTTTGGGCGTAACGGGCGAGCCCTGGGTGGGACGGCTACTCGATCAGCCTGGCTTGGCGGGGGTCGGAGCGGCCTTTGTGGGCGCGCGGCCGGACTAG
- a CDS encoding TniQ family protein: protein MGTPHPRHTRNALVNEGWALPVALQPDELLSSWLARAALTQGCDPLVLTGSIWPSWRVWARDPDRGLSKAQVDALASVSGIDTSTLHTTSLRTTAATIARGPLESYAIWPWILAQGTRNRMRHGGLQYCPICLKEDGKPYFRRQWRLAWHTGCVKHGVLLADRCTHCHAPLEPHRLSAEDGHLARCATCVSDLRQVDTLPVVESALTFQNTADDVLTTGVGVYGTTQLSPADWFELSRYFLTILRKASLTQSGKLRALIRELGINSVQLNPPATGLPLELLPVGERMQLLSALWRLLSAGPEGFRAATHAALLTRGYLHHTKQPVPASVLTLLESLPGQIGIGSYPARDKSGAPRSKQTVMRMHARLLRRMNAASR from the coding sequence GTGGGTACGCCCCACCCGCGGCATACGAGAAATGCTCTCGTGAACGAGGGGTGGGCGCTGCCTGTTGCCTTGCAGCCAGACGAACTGTTGTCGTCTTGGCTGGCAAGGGCCGCACTCACCCAAGGCTGCGATCCGCTGGTGTTGACCGGGAGTATTTGGCCGAGCTGGCGTGTATGGGCGAGAGATCCTGATCGTGGCTTAAGCAAAGCCCAGGTTGACGCATTGGCAAGCGTATCCGGTATTGATACTTCGACGCTGCATACCACCAGCCTTCGCACAACTGCTGCAACAATCGCACGAGGGCCGCTTGAATCTTATGCAATTTGGCCGTGGATACTCGCACAAGGCACGAGAAACCGCATGCGTCACGGTGGCCTTCAATACTGCCCCATCTGCCTGAAGGAAGACGGGAAGCCATACTTCCGGCGACAGTGGCGCTTGGCATGGCACACAGGCTGCGTTAAACACGGCGTGCTTTTAGCGGACAGGTGCACTCATTGCCACGCACCACTCGAACCCCATCGGTTATCAGCCGAAGACGGGCACCTTGCCCGCTGTGCGACTTGCGTTTCGGATTTGCGCCAGGTCGATACACTCCCGGTCGTGGAGAGCGCACTCACTTTTCAGAATACCGCTGATGACGTTTTGACAACAGGGGTAGGAGTCTACGGCACCACCCAGCTTTCACCGGCTGACTGGTTTGAGCTATCACGCTATTTTTTAACGATTCTGCGTAAGGCAAGTCTCACGCAATCCGGCAAGCTACGCGCTCTCATACGTGAGCTTGGGATCAACTCCGTGCAGCTGAATCCGCCGGCAACCGGATTACCACTGGAGCTTCTGCCGGTAGGCGAACGAATGCAACTCCTCTCTGCGTTGTGGAGGCTTCTTTCAGCAGGACCAGAAGGTTTCCGTGCAGCGACACATGCAGCACTGCTCACGAGAGGCTACCTCCATCACACCAAGCAGCCCGTTCCTGCCTCAGTATTAACGCTGCTCGAATCATTGCCCGGGCAGATCGGCATCGGCAGCTATCCAGCCCGAGACAAATCTGGTGCTCCACGGTCGAAGCAGACAGTCATGAGGATGCATGCTCGCTTGCTACGTAGAATGAACGCAGCCTCTCGATGA